Genomic DNA from Paenibacillus donghaensis:
TACTGCTGGATGCCGGCCGCAGCAATCTGGAGGCAGTGCTGCGGGGGAGCGGACGCCGGAAGCTGATGTTCTGCGGCCATCTGGACACCGTCTCGGCCTGGACGCAGACGGCAGGCCGTTATCCGCCGCATGGCGCAGTGATTGAAGGGTCGCGGCTGTATGGCCGGGGCGCGGCCGATATGAAAAGCGGGCTGGCCGCCATGCTGCTCGCGATGGTCTCGCTGCGCCAGGAGGGCATCCGCCTGGACGGCGACCTGCTGTGGCTGGCCACCGCGGGCGAAGAGGTGGACAGCTGCGGAGCGCGCCTGTATGCAGAGCAGCACAGCCTTGCCGGACTCGACGGCATCGTCATTGCCGAGCCGACGGCAAGCCGGGTGGCCGTCGGGCACAAGGGCGCCTTGTGGCTGCGGATTTCCTTGCATGGGCGCAGCGCCCATGGCTCCATGCCGCAGCTGGGGGTCAATGCCGTTGAAGGCATGGTAGCGGTGATTACGCTGCTGCACCGGCATGCCCTGAAGTGGCAGGCCCAGGACGCTGTGCTGGGCGCCAGCAGCCTGTCGGTGAACCACATCGCAGGCGGCATCCAGACGAATGTGGTCCCGGATCATTGCATCATTGATGTGGACATCCGCACCGTGCCTCCGCTGGAGCATGCCCGGCTGTTTGCCGAGATTGAACAGGAGCTGGCGATGATTACCCAGCTGCATGCCGGTTACCACTACAGCGTAGAGTTGCTGCTGGACCGAAGCTCCGTATACAGTGATCCCGCTGGGCGGCTCATCCAGACGGCGCTTGCGATCACGGGTGAATCTGCCGAGGCGGCTCGCGGCGTGTCCTACTACACCGATGGCTCGGTGCTGCACCACGGGGGCAAGCTGCCGGTGCTGATCTATGGTCCCGGCGAACCGGCCCAGGCCCATCAGGCTGATGAATGGGTCGACATTGAAGCCTATCTGGCTTCGATCCGCTTCTACCGCGAGCTGGCGCTGCGGTTCCTGGGAACGGTGGACGTATAATATTGAGCGTGCGCGTGGACATGATTAGACGCGGAGTTACCACTCCACCAATTTAGTTGCGAAAATGCACCTAATAGCTGATTTTTTCCGTTTAGGAAGAAATAGATGCGAAAAGGGTTACTACTTAGGACCCTGCGACACTCCAAGCCCTTGAACTAGGTAACCTGCATTCTAGCGGACCATATAGCCCCTATTTCCTCTTATCTGCGATCTTTTGACGTCTTACGGACCGTATAGCCCCTAAGTCGTCAAAACAGGCTCTAAAGCGAGGGTTTTCTGTGATATAGAGGCTCCTGGGTCCGTTAATCCTGCAAAACGGCCTATGTACAGCAAATAGAGGCTCCTGAGTCCGCAACCATCTGAAATCGAAGCGAGGGTTACGAGCGAAGAGGGCTAGGGGACCTAAGTAGTAACCGAAAAGGCATCTAATCTGGGCGTTTAAACGTATCAGGCCCGATTTACCCGAGATTAGCTGCAGGTTCACACTTATTCGTCTCCTGATTGGAGTTTCAGCTGAATTTTGTTGCAGTTCCGCATCTAATTACTCCGAAGGTTCCAAAGTGGCTAGCTGCTGGAGGATTGGAAGTAACTTTTATCTTATTATATATAGAAAAAAGCCGTCATCCCGCTCAGCTGTGTATTCCTGCACACTTGAGCGTAAGATGACGGCTTTTGCTATGAATAAGGACTGCTTCTTATCAGCGAATCAGTTATTGTACTGGGCCTGATACAAGCGGCTGTACGTGCCTCCGGCGTTCACCAGGTCCTCGTGGCGGCCCTCCTCGGAAATGCCGTCCTCGTTGACGACGACGATGCGGTCGGCATTCTTGATCGTGGTCAGCCGGTGGGCAATGACCAGGGTCGTGCGGCCCACCGACAGGGCGGCCAGCGATTCCTGAATCGCCGCCTCCGTTTCGGTATCAAGCGCCGAGGTGGCTTCGTCCAGAATCAGAATCGGCGGATTCTTCAGGAACATCCGGGCAATCGCGAGGCGCTGCTTCTGGCCGCCGGACAGCTTCACGCCGCGTTCCCCGATCACCGTATCCATACCGTCCGGCAGGCTGAGGATCAATTCCTCCAGGTGGGCGCGGCGGGCTGCTTCCCAGATTTCGGGCAGCTCTGCCTCCAGCTTGCCGTATGCGATGTTCTCGCGGATCGTGCCGGAGAACAGGAACACATCCTGCTGCACAATTCCGATCTGCTTGCGCAGGTCAGCCAGCTTCATATCACGGATATCGATCCCGTCGATGGTGATTGCGCCCCCGGTGACATCATAGAACCTTGGCAGCAGGCTGCAGATGGTGGTTTTGCCTGCGCCCGAAGGTCCGACAAAAGCCACCGTCTCCCCCGAGTTCACCGTCAGGCTGATCTCGCTGAGCACCTCCCGGTTCGGCTCGTAGCCGAAGGACACCTGGTTGAAGCGGATATCCCCGTGCAACGCCTGTACATCCACTGCGTCAGGTTTATCGCTGATATCCGGTTCGGTATCTATAATTTCCAGATAACGTCTGAAGCCGGCGATCCCTTTGGGATAGCTCTCAATAACGGAATTGATTTTGTCAATCGGGCGGAAGAACACATTGGACAGCAGAATGAACGCGACGAATTCGCCGATCTCAATCTTCCCCTGAATGAAGAACCACGCGCCGCTGACCATCACCAGTACAGTAACCAGACGGGTCATCATGTAGCTGATCGAAGAGCTGCGAGCCATCAGCTTGTACGCCAGCAATTTCGTCTCACGGAACTTCTGGTTGTCGACCGCGAACAATTCTTTTTCATAAGCTTCATTGGCAAAAGACTGCACCACACGGATTCCGCCTACATTGTCTTCGATCCGGGCATTGAAGCTGCCCACGTTGCCGAACAGCCGGTGATAGGTGGAGGTCATGCTGCGTCCGAAGTAAATAATCAGCCAGCCCATTAGCGGCACCACGATGAAGGTAATGATCGCCAGCTCCAGATTGATCTGCGCCATCAGCACAAAAGCGCCGACGAGAGTCATGATCGCTATGAACACATCCTCAGGACCATGATGCGCTACCTCGCCGATATCATTGAGATCATTCGTGATCCGTCCGATCAGATGACCGGTTTTGTTATTGTCGAAGAAACGGAAGGAGAGCTTTTGAATGTGATCGAACATTTTTTTGCGCATATCCGTCTCGATGTTGATACCCAGCATATGCCCCCAATAGGTAACGACGTACTGCATGACTGTGTTGAGCGCATAGATCGCCAGCAGGGCGACACAGGCAATCAGGATCAGCGGCCAGTCCTGGCCCGGCAGCAGATCATCTATAAATTTGTTCACGGCGACCGGAAATGCCAGCTCCAGCAGCCCTGCACCCACAGCACAGGTGAAATCCAGAATAAACAGCTTTCGGTAAGGACGGTAATAGGAGAAGAAACGACGCAGCATCTAGTGTTCACTCTTTTCTGATGGATTAGTAGGCAGTGTGTATTCCTTCGTAAATGAGATTGATTCTCAAATAGCCTTCTCTTAAGGATACTAAAGATGGTTCCGGGATTTGTCAATCCTGTTTTATTGCCGGGATACCCAGACGCTGGCGGGCGTAGTCACATATATTATCTTGTACTCAACCATAAAGGAGGAATTACAATGGGCGAATATGCTGGAGGACATGGCGGCTTCACTTCGACTAGTGCGATCCTGGTTCTGTTCATCTTGCTGGTAATTATCTCTAAAGCGCTCTGGGTTTAATTCATCTGTTATCTCTAAAAAGATTCCTGCCGGCCACCGGGGCTGGCAGTTTTTTTGCGTATACATCAAGTGGGCGGTTGGGCGGTTGCACCTGCTCCTTGATCTCGCTCGCAGAAGGGGGAGCCGCGGCACAGCATGTGTTCTGTTGGACGTGTAGGAGGTTGGGGGGCGTAATATAGAGGGAAAAGCCTGCAAAAGTGCAGGCTTTGACAACGGCTGGCCGCCGTACCCATCAATACCTGCAATTGTGCAGGTATTTAGATGCCTATGTTACATTTAAGAACATTACTCCGAATAAAGATGTATATTTGCAGGAATTTAGTCATTTCAGGCCTTTTCTGGCTGAAAAACCTGCACTTTTGCAGGTTTGCTCTTACTGAGGGTCAGGAAGGATCGACTTACCGGGGTACGCCGGTGTCGTACCCGCGCCTGCTACGCGTCGGTCGGTCGCTGCGGCGTACTCGTTCCCCTGGCGTGCCTACGCACGCGCTCACGCACCGGCTCTGCGCGTCCACACGCCGGCTCAAGCGCCCATACCGGCTTCATGCGGCCTAAGCGCCGGCTCCCGCCGCCGCGAACGGCCTCACGCTCCGCGCGCCTCACACACCTACGCTCCACGCGCCAACGCTCCCGCGCGCCTCACCGCTTAAACGCCGCTACCCGGATTCTCCGGTAGTCCAGCACCCAGCGGTCCTCGCGGTACAGCGCCGGCTTCAGCTCCTGTTCCATGGAGCTGAGCACATTCGAGCGTTCTGACGGCGTCAGCACGCTCAGGATGCCGTTGGCGAAGGTATCCAGCCAACGGCGAAGACCCTCCGCACCACCCGCGAGCGGAGTCGGGCGGTCGTAGCAGAGCGCCAGCTCGACGGTCAGCCCATGCTGCTCCAGCAGCGAGGCGTATTGACCGATGCTGGGGAAATACCAGGGCAGCCGCCGCTTGCCGCCGCAGCCGGCTGACGCAAAAGCCGGCTGCGGCGCGCCGCTGACCGATGCGATGTTGCCCTGACCGCCGAACTCGGCGATCAGGCGCCCGCCCGGGCGCAGGCTGGCCGAGATGGAGGCGGCCGCGCCGCCGGCATCGCTCAGCCAGTGCAAGGCGGCATTGCTGAAGACCGCATCCGCCGGCTCCTCGGCCCGGTAGGTCTGGCCGTCGGCCAGGATGAACCGGAACTGCGGATATTTGCTGCGCGCCGCCTCGAGCATCTCGGCTGAAGCGTCGATTCCGCTCACCACTGCGCCCCGGGCGGCAATGGCCGCCGCCAGATCACCGCTGCCGCAGCCCCAGTCAATCACATGCTCCTCTGGCTGCGGGTCCAGCAGCTCGACGAGAGACTCCCCGTAACGCGACACAAATGCCATATCCTTATCATAAGTGCTTGTATTCCATAACTGATCCATAAGCAGACTCCTTTCGTGGACATCCTATGATTAGTTACAACTTAGGTGGTCCCGACGCGCAACTAGAATGTTACCTGGAACGTTTCGAGCAAATAGATGCGAAACTGCAACTAAATTCAGTCGGACCGCGAGAAATCAGGCGAATAACGCGAATCTAAGTCTTCGATGGTTCTCATCATACCGTGGCCGGAGTAACAGTAACATCCTATGTATCTATGTTGTACCACATAGCCTCCTTATAAGTGAAATATATAGAGTTAATAGAGTTTATTGATAACGCCTATAAGACTAACCAGACTGAAGCCGATAAAAATTAACGCTGAAATCACATTCATCCGGTGAATAAAAGCGGGGGATACCTTGCGGCTTAGCCAGTTGACCGTTAGAGTCAGCAGCAGCCACCAGCTGGAGGAGCCGAGCGCGATCCCGGACGGCAGCAGCAGGGAACTGCCGCTCGCATGGCCCAGCGAGGCTGCCAGCGCCAGAAAGGTCAGCACCGTGGCCGGGTTCGCCAGTGTCAGCAGCAGGGCGGACAGGAAGTTGAAGTTGCGCCAGGAACGGCGCTCCTCCTGTTCACCGTCTCTACCCTGCAGCAGTCCTTTAACGCCCAGGCAGCCCAGAAAAAGACTGCCCAGCAGCTGTAGCGGCAAGGCATAGGCGGCGGTGAAATCACTCACCAGCCTGAGCCCGGATACAGATACGAAGGCATAGAAGGCATCAGCCGCAGCGATGCCAAGGCCAGTGGCCAGTCCGGCCCGGAAGCCCTGCCGCAGGGTACGGTTCATGCAGAGCAGGGACATCGGACCTACCGGGGCAGCAAGCAGCAGGCCAAAGCCATACCCGCTCGCGAGCACGGACCACATCACAGTCTGGCTCATTCGACAGGAGGGTGGGGCAGGTTCGGAGTCTCTTTAAGCGTGTCCAGCACAATGGTTGTCCGGGTTCGTACAATGCCGTCCAGCTCTTTCAGCTGGCTGCTGAGAATCCGCTCCAGATCGCGTGTCCCCCTGCAGCGAACCTTCAGCAGATAATCATCTTCACCTGCGGTGTGATGGCATTCCTGAATCTCCGGCAGTGACATCACCAGTGCAAGGAAGGCCTCACGGTGTTTCGGGCGCTCCAGGGAGACAGCCACCAGCGCGGTCAGCCCGTAGCCTGCGGATTCGGCATTGATCAGCGCCGTGTAGCCCTTGATTACTCCTTGTTCTTCCAGCCGCCGTACCCGGTCCGCCGCCGCCGGGGAAGACAGGCCCAGCAGCCCCGCAAGCTCTGCCCAGGTCATTCTGCCATTGTCCATCAGCGCTACTATTATTTTGGAATCCAATGCATCCAAGATACTACACCTTCTTATCATTAGTTTTAAAGCCAAAATACCTTATTATGATAAATTTAACAAGTACATATTTATCATTCACCTACAGGTCCAAACAACCAAAAACTCCGGGGCCTTTAGCCGCGGAGCTGATCATTCGGTATATGTGTTTGCCCAGAAAAGGTTCGGGAGAACAGATGGAAGCTTAAACTATGCTTGATAAAATAATAGTTGATTAATTCCTACAAAGAGTGTATAGTCTTAAGGGTAGCGATTAATTTGCTATTATAATATGCGGTCATGGCGGAATTGGCAGACGCGCTGGCTTCAGGTGCCAGTGGTAGCAATATCGTGGAGGTTCGAGTCCTCTTGACCGCATCAATAACAAACGACAAAA
This window encodes:
- a CDS encoding methyltransferase domain-containing protein, with amino-acid sequence MDQLWNTSTYDKDMAFVSRYGESLVELLDPQPEEHVIDWGCGSGDLAAAIAARGAVVSGIDASAEMLEAARSKYPQFRFILADGQTYRAEEPADAVFSNAALHWLSDAGGAAASISASLRPGGRLIAEFGGQGNIASVSGAPQPAFASAGCGGKRRLPWYFPSIGQYASLLEQHGLTVELALCYDRPTPLAGGAEGLRRWLDTFANGILSVLTPSERSNVLSSMEQELKPALYREDRWVLDYRRIRVAAFKR
- a CDS encoding ABC transporter ATP-binding protein; this encodes MLRRFFSYYRPYRKLFILDFTCAVGAGLLELAFPVAVNKFIDDLLPGQDWPLILIACVALLAIYALNTVMQYVVTYWGHMLGINIETDMRKKMFDHIQKLSFRFFDNNKTGHLIGRITNDLNDIGEVAHHGPEDVFIAIMTLVGAFVLMAQINLELAIITFIVVPLMGWLIIYFGRSMTSTYHRLFGNVGSFNARIEDNVGGIRVVQSFANEAYEKELFAVDNQKFRETKLLAYKLMARSSSISYMMTRLVTVLVMVSGAWFFIQGKIEIGEFVAFILLSNVFFRPIDKINSVIESYPKGIAGFRRYLEIIDTEPDISDKPDAVDVQALHGDIRFNQVSFGYEPNREVLSEISLTVNSGETVAFVGPSGAGKTTICSLLPRFYDVTGGAITIDGIDIRDMKLADLRKQIGIVQQDVFLFSGTIRENIAYGKLEAELPEIWEAARRAHLEELILSLPDGMDTVIGERGVKLSGGQKQRLAIARMFLKNPPILILDEATSALDTETEAAIQESLAALSVGRTTLVIAHRLTTIKNADRIVVVNEDGISEEGRHEDLVNAGGTYSRLYQAQYNN
- a CDS encoding YjcZ family sporulation protein gives rise to the protein MGEYAGGHGGFTSTSAILVLFILLVIISKALWV
- a CDS encoding M20 family metallopeptidase, coding for MDKVMSREVAVPLLQRMIETDTCNPPGNEHALSLLLQEFLHGHGMDSEAVLLDAGRSNLEAVLRGSGRRKLMFCGHLDTVSAWTQTAGRYPPHGAVIEGSRLYGRGAADMKSGLAAMLLAMVSLRQEGIRLDGDLLWLATAGEEVDSCGARLYAEQHSLAGLDGIVIAEPTASRVAVGHKGALWLRISLHGRSAHGSMPQLGVNAVEGMVAVITLLHRHALKWQAQDAVLGASSLSVNHIAGGIQTNVVPDHCIIDVDIRTVPPLEHARLFAEIEQELAMITQLHAGYHYSVELLLDRSSVYSDPAGRLIQTALAITGESAEAARGVSYYTDGSVLHHGGKLPVLIYGPGEPAQAHQADEWVDIEAYLASIRFYRELALRFLGTVDV
- a CDS encoding LysE family translocator, with amino-acid sequence MWSVLASGYGFGLLLAAPVGPMSLLCMNRTLRQGFRAGLATGLGIAAADAFYAFVSVSGLRLVSDFTAAYALPLQLLGSLFLGCLGVKGLLQGRDGEQEERRSWRNFNFLSALLLTLANPATVLTFLALAASLGHASGSSLLLPSGIALGSSSWWLLLTLTVNWLSRKVSPAFIHRMNVISALIFIGFSLVSLIGVINKLY
- a CDS encoding Lrp/AsnC family transcriptional regulator; amino-acid sequence: MDALDSKIIVALMDNGRMTWAELAGLLGLSSPAAADRVRRLEEQGVIKGYTALINAESAGYGLTALVAVSLERPKHREAFLALVMSLPEIQECHHTAGEDDYLLKVRCRGTRDLERILSSQLKELDGIVRTRTTIVLDTLKETPNLPHPPVE